CAAAGGGGTGCGCCGCGACTATGGTCAGCACGCCTTGCTGACCACCGTGCGCGCCAGTCAGCCTCAAAGCGGCTGGGCTTATGAACGCTTTACGGAAAATGGTCCCTTTGCAGCCCTGCCCCATCCTGATGCGCCGGATCTGTACGCAATCGTCTGGTGCAACAGCCCTGAGCGCAGCCAGTCCCTGGCCGAACTACCTGTTGAGCAGTTCCAGACCGCCATGCTGCACGCCTTTGGCGAGCGTTTGGGACAGCTGGAGCTGGTATCGAAACGCCACATTTTCCCCCTCGCCTTTCATGCCGGCCCCAGCCGCCTGTCCGAACGTCTGCTGGCCGTAGGCAATGCGGCCCAGACCCTTCATCCGGTGGCCGGCCAAGGCCTGAACCTGGGCTTGCGCGATGTCGCGCAATTGTCACAGTGCCTGGCGGCCTGGCAAGCAGATTGTCGGCAAAACCCAGACCCATTTCTGGCTCGTTACGCGCGCCTGCGTCGCCCTGATCGCTGGCTGACGGCGGCCATCACGGACACGCTGCCACGCTTGTTTGCGACCAGAAACCCATTGATCCAGCATGCCTGTGGTCTGGGGCTATTGGCCATGGACACCCTGCCTTTTGCCCGTCAGCCATTTGCCCGGCAACTTCTGCAAGGGATGCGCGCGTAAGCACACTGGCTGCCAAGGCCCCGAATCGGGGCTAACCCTTTTTTCTTCTTGCAAGTCCTTGCGCACGAACCGGTGTCGCAGGGTTAAAATCTTTCCCATGCGTATCGGCCCCTGGACCCTTCCCAACCCTATTTTCATTGCACCCATGGCGGGAGTCACAGATAGACCTTATCGTCGTCTGTGCAAGAGCTTGGGCGCAGGCTATGCCGTCTCGGAAATGGCTGCCAGCAACAAGCGTTTGTGGGACAGCGTGAAAACATCACGGCGCCTCAATCACGAGGGCGAGACCGATCCGGTGGCAGTACAGATTGCCGGTTCCGACCCCGAGATGATGGCCGAGGCAGCGGTGTTCAATATCCGCAAAGGCGCCCGCATCATTGATATCAATATGGGGTGTCCGGCCAAAAAAGTGTGCAATGTCGCCTCCGGTTCCGCCCTGCTGCGCGATGAGCCGCGCATCATCCAGATCCTTGAGCATGTTGTCAAGGCATGTACTCCCTACCAGGTTCCGGTTACACTCAAGACCCGCACCGGCTGGGATGCGCAATCGCGCAATGCTGTTCGTATTGCCCGCTTGGCCGAGGATATCGGCATCGCTGCTTTGACCTTGCATGGCCGCACCCGCTGCGACTTCTACCAGGGCCATGCCGAATACGACACCATACGCGAAGTCAAAAACAGTCTCTCTATTCCGGTCATCGCCAATGGGGATATCGATAGTCCCGAAAAGGCAAAATTCGTACTAGAGTACACCGGAGCGGATGCCGTCATGATAGGCCGAGCCGCGCAAGGACGCCCCTGGATTTTCCGGGAAATCCTGCATTATCTCGAGCATGGCGAACATCGCGCTGCCCCCACCTTTGGCGAGCTGCGCGATTGCATGATCGAACACCTGCAAGACCATTACGCTTTCTACGGGCAGCACACTGGAGTACGTACTGCCCGCAAGCACATAGGCTGGTATCTGTCGGACATGCCTGACGCCCGACACTGGCTGGATCAGATTAATCGTATCGAAAACTGTGCAGATCAATTAGAAGCCATTACTCAATGGTTTCAAGAATGCGACCTGGACCAGCCCTACCTGCAATAAAAGTCAGCCATGTGGCTCTTTTGTATTTAAGTACTTCGTATACCTTCAGAAAAAAATGTCAACGACCAACCCACTAGAACAGTCCGTACGTGAACGCCTCGAGCGCTATTTCGCCGATCTGGGCGAATCCGAGCCACGCGATCTGTTGTCGATGGTCATCTCGTGCGTGGAACGGCCTGTGCTGCAAGTTGCCCTGGAAAAATCCGCAGGCAATCAGTCCAAGGCCGCAGAAATGCTGGGCATCACGCGCAGTACCTTGCGCAAGAAGCTCAGTGCCCACAACCTGCAACCCTGATTCCTAACTCTCACGTCTCACCTTCCATGAAAATCCAGACAGCTCTTCTTTCTGTCTCCGACAAAACCGGTATTGTCGAGTTCGCCCAAGCACTTGCCCAACGTGGCGTGCGTCTCCTTTCCACAGGCGGCACGGCCAAGTTGCTGGCCCAGGCTGGCTTGACCGTCACCGAAGTGGCCCAGCACACTGGTTCGCCAGAAATTCTGGATGGCCGTGTCAAAACACTGCATCCAAAAATTCACGGTGGTCTGCTGGCTCGTCGCGACAGCGCCGAACACTTGAAGACGCTGGAAGAACACGACATTGACCGTATCGATCTGCTGGTCGTCAATCTTTACCCGTTCCGTGAAACCATCGCCAAGCCCGGCTGCACCTTCGCCGATGCGGTGGAAAACATTGATATTGGCGGCCCTGCCATGCTGCGTGCAGCAGCCAAAAATCACGGCACCCCCGAAGGCGGCGCCTGTGTCGTGATTGACCCTGTTGATTACGAACGCGTGCTGGCGGATATGGACGGCCCTGCCGGTCACCCTTCTTACGGCCTGCGTCTGGAACTGGCGGCCAAAGTGTATGCTCACACGGCCGCTTACGACGGCGCGATTGCCGCTTACCTGAGCAGCCTGGCTCAAGCCGAGCCCGCCCAGGACAGCGCCCCCGAAGTGAACACATGGCCCAATGTGCTGACTATTCAGCTCAAACAGGAACAGACCCTGCGTTACGGCGAAAACCCGCACCAAAGCGCTGCCTTTTACACAGACGGCACCATTGGCGACGGTCTGCTGGGCCGCTACAAGCAATTGCAGGGTAAAGAGCTGTCTTACAACAATATTGCAGACGCCGATGCAGCTTGGGAGTGTGTGCGCAGCTTTGATGCCGGCGCTTGCGTCATCGTCAAGCACGCCAACCCTTGCGGCGTGGCGCTGGGCGAAACTGCCCAAGAGTCTTACCGCAAAGCCTTCCAAACCGACCCAACTTCGGCCTTTGGCGGCATTATTGCCTTTAACCGCGAAGTGGACGAAGCCGCTGCCCAAGCGATCAGCAGCCAGTTTGTAGAAGTGCTGCTGGCACCTTCCTACACACAAGGCGCCTTGGACGTATTTGCTGCCAAAAAGAACGTACGCGTACTCAGCATTCAGCCTGGTCAGGCGCACAACGCCTTTGACGTGAAGCGTGTCGGCGGCGGCTGGTTGGTGCAAACACCTGACACGTTCCGCGACAACACCGAAGGCTTCAAGGTTGTGACGCAAGTTCAACCTACGGCTCAGCAAATGCAAGACATGCTGTTTGCCTGGAACGTGGCCAAGTACGTGAAATCGAACGCTATCGTGTTCTGCGGTCAGGGCATGACGCTGGGCGTGGGCGCAGGCCAGATGAGCCGTGTGGACTCCGCCCGCATCGCGTCCATCAAGGCTGAAAACGCTGGTTTGACCCTGCAGGGTTCAGCCGTCGCATCCGACGCCTTCTTCCCCTTCCGCGATGGTCTGGATGTGGTTGCCGAAGCGGGCGCCACCTGCGTGATTCAACCCGGCGGCAGCGTGCGTGATGACGAAGTCATCGCCGCCGCCAACGAGCGTGGTATTGCCATGGTCCTGACCGGCACACGCCACTTCCGTCACTAATATGCGAATCCTGGGCATAGACCCTGGCTTGCGTCGCACTGGTTTCGGAGTGATCGACGCCCAGGGGCCCAGCTTGCGCTATGTGGCCAGCGGGACCATTGTGGTCCCGCCTGATCTGCCTCTGGCAGAGCGGCTAAAGCTGATTCTGACTCACATCACGGAAGTGATTGAGCAAAGCAAGCCCGATACCTCTGCGATCGAAAAAGTCTTTGTCAACAGCAACCCGGCCTCTACCCTTTTGCTGGGGCAAGCTCGGGGTGCCGCCTTGTGTGCGCTGGCTGTAGGTGGACTGGATGTGCATGAGTACACCGCTTTGCAGATCAAGAAAACCGTCACCGGCAGCGGTCATGCTGCCAAAGAACAAATTCAGCTGATGGTACAGCGGCTCCTGCAGCTGAACGGCCTGCCTGCGCCGGACTCGGCCGATGCCCTGGCCTGCGCCATCAGCCATGCTCATCACAGCAGTGTGGTGGGCGGCCTGCAAAAAAGCGGAGCCATCACCACCGGGCCGCGCCGCCGCATTCGTGCTGGCCGGATCTTGGGTTAACTGTCCATAAGGAATGTCATGATAGGTCGCATCCGGGGTACCTTGATCGAAAAACAACCGCCCACCATCTGTGTGGATGTGGGTGGGGTTGGTTATGAAATCGATGTGCCCATGAGTACGCTCTACCAAATGCCGGAACTGGGCGCACAGGTCAATCTGTTCACCCATCTGGCCATTCGTGAAGATGCTCACGTGCTGTTTGGCTTTTCCAGCCTGAACGAGCGCAGCACGTTCAAGGCACTGATCAAAGTCACCGGCATCGGTGCCCGCACGGCCCTGTCCTTGCTCTCGGGCATGAGTGCTGAAGAGCTGGCCGATGCTATTACACGCCAGGAGACTTCCCGTCTGGTGAAGATCCCCGGTATAGGTAAAAAAACTGCCGAGCGTCTGTTACTGGAGTTGCGCGGCAAGCTGGGTGCGGACCTGGGTTCCAGCGGTACAGTCAGCGCAGTGCCCAACAGCCGGGATGACGTATTGCATGCTCTGGAAGCTTTGGGTTATTCCAGCAAGGAGGCCAGTATTGCTGTCAAAGCCTTGCCGGATGATATTGATGTGTCGGAAGGGATCAAGCAGGCACTGAAGTCGCTGTCACGCGCTTGATACCACACTGCCATGTATAAAAAAACCGGGCTGTTCATAGGAACGGCCCGGTTTCTTTGTCTATACAGGGGGCAACTTATCCATCATGACGCTTATTGATGAGATGAGGTACGGGCTAACTGCCCTATTGGCTTACTGTGGTCTGCTCGTTTGCTCGTTTGCTCGTTTGCTCGTTTGCTCGTTTGCTCGTTTGCTCGTTTGCAACTCCAGTTTGACCCGCTTTTTGAAACATGGGCAAGATCAATGCCTGCGTCTGCAACCCATTTAACGCATCAAGCAAGCAGACGCCCCAGGGCGGACACATCCACATTACCGCCACTGATCAGTACGCCCACCTTGCGACCTTGCAAATCTCCCTGCCGCATTACCGCCGCGGCCCCCAAACAGCCTGTAGGCTCCACCACCATCTTCATGCGTTCCGCAAAAAAACGCATGGCCTGAACCAGCTCGGTATCAGGCACCGTCAAAATATCCGTCACCATGCTGCGAATCAACTCAAATGTCATCGGTGCCAACGCTTGGGTCAGTGCCCCATCCGCAATCGATGCAGGCGGCGCAATCTTGACGATCTCCCCACTGCGCAGGGACTGCTGTGCATCATTTCCTGCCTGCGGCTCCACCCCAAAGACTTCACAAGCCGGAGCCATGGCCTTGACCGCCAGCAAGCAGCCCGACAGCAAGCCGCCGCCTCCTAAGGGCGCGTAGAACTGTTGCAAGTCCGGCACGTCCTGCAACAGCTCCAATGCGGCCGTCCCCTGCCCCGCGATGACATCGGGATGTGCAAAGGGGGGAATCAGGGTCAACCCCTCACGATCCACCAACTCTTGTGCAATCTGGGCACGATCCTGGGTCAGGCGGTCATACTCGATCACTTTGGCACCATAGCCACGCGTCGCAGCCAGTTTGGCAGCCGGAGCATCCGAATTCATGATGATGGTGGCCGGTATGCCCAAAAGCTTGGCCGACAAGGCGACCGCCTGCGCATGATTGCCAGAGGAAAAAGCCACGACACCTGCTTTTTTCTGCTGCTCGTTCAACTGCGCCAGCGCATTGAAGCCACCGCGAAACTTGAAAGCACCAATACGCTGAAAGTTCTCGCACTTGAAGTAGACTTCGCCATTCAGGCGCTCGTTCAAGGTGGCAGAAGTCAAGACTGGTGTACGGTGTGCCACAGGCGCCAAGCGTTCAGCGGCGGCTACAACATCAGCAAAAACAGGTAATTCCAGGGACATGGCTAAAATCTCGTTTGAAAACTCCAGTCCACATTATGGAGGATGCCTCGCAACGTGGCCTAGCCCTGAGTGCTTAAAACCGGGTTCCGGCACAAGGTGTGAAGCATGAGAGGTCTACGGCCGCTCATCCCACGCCGGTGACGGTACTCAAGCGGCTTGCGCTTGGTGTACCATACTGTATATTCAATCAGCGTAGTCATCATGGCCATTCATTCCGATTCGCTCTCCAGCCTGCCTTCTGAACAGCGCATCATCACGCCCAAGCCCCTGTCGCCCAACGAAGAGTCCATCGAACGCGCCTTGCGACCCAAGATGCTGGAGGACTATGTCGGGCAAGCCCGGGCCCGCGAACAGCTGGAAATCTTTATCGCGGCTGCTCGCCAGCGCCAGGAAGCGCTAGACCACGTCTTGCTGTTTGGCCCTCCCGGTTTAGGTAAAACCACCCTGGCTCACATCATTGCCCATGAAATGGGGGTGAACCTGCGCCAGACTTCCGGTCCCGTGCTGGAGCGTCCAGGTGATCTGGCCGCCTTGCTGACAAATCTGGAACCCAACGACGTTCTCTTTATTGACGAGATCCATCGCTTGTCCCCCGTCGTGGAGGAAATTCTGTATCCAGCGCTGGAAGACTTTCAAATTGATATCCTGATTGGCGAAGGCCCGGCCGCCCGCAGCGTCAAACTGGATTTGCAGCCCTTTACCCTGGTCGGCGCGACCACTCGCGCCGGCATGTTGACCAATCCCTTGCGCGACCGCTTTGGCATTGTGTCTCGCCTGGAGTTCTATGACGTCAAAGACCTGACGCATATCGTGGCGCGCAGTGCGGGGCTGCTTAATGTCAGCACAACCGATGAAGGCACTTACGAAATTGCCCGCCGTTCACGCGGCACACCACGTATCGCCAACCGGCTCTTGCGCCGGGTGCGCGACTACGCCGAAGTCAAAACCGGCGGCATCATCCATACCGAGTGTGCACAAGCCGCCCTGTCCATGCTGGAAGTGGACCCGCAAGGTCTGGATTTGATGGACAGAAAACTGCTGGAAGCCATCGTGCATAAATTCGACGGTGGCCCAGTGGGCGTAGACAGTCTGGCCGCTGCCATTGGTGAAGAGCGCGACACCATCGAAGATGTGATCGAACCGTATCTGATCCAGCACGGTTTTTTGCAACGCACCCCCAGGGGCCGTATTGCTACCCTGAACACCTGGCGTCACTTGGGGCTAACGCCTCCACGCAACACGCAGGGTCAGGATCTGTTCGACGCAGAATAAGTACTTAATCCCGGCGAGCCCAGGGGCGAAACACCAATAGCAAGGTAATCGCAATCGACACGGCGGCAGCCAGCAACAAGGCTGTCAGCCAGTGCAGATGCGTGAAAGTCAGCGCCAGCGTGGTGCAAAACCCCGCCAGGCTACCTGTCCCCCACAACGCTGAACGCAAGGTCGCTACCAGGCTTGCCGCACCCAAGGTTTGATGAATGGTCACCGCCACCACGGTGTAGCCAATGGGGAAGGCCATAATCAGCCCTGACAAGCTCGGTCCCAGCAGGGAGCTGCTGGTGGTCACGATAGCGACCAAAAGTCCAGCCAAAGCCCCTCTGAATATCAGCAAGCCCCAGCCCGCCTTCGCTTTGCTGCTTCCTTTCATGCCGGCCAGACGGCGCGAAACGCGCAAGCTGAACGCAGTCACAGCAATAAACAAAGCCAGGCCCAGCAAGGGCTGCACAGGCATAAAGGACAGGAGCAAGGCTGCCACCGCCCAACCTGCCACTGCACACAATAAGGTGCGCCAGGGCGACAGGGTGGGAGCACAAAGAATGATGAGCAGCAAGAACAGCTGAGTCGCGCTTAGCGAATACACGGCATAGGTTGCCGCCTGCTGCACATAATCGGCAGGAAACTGCTGGGACAGAAAATAAAAGCCGGGGCCCAATACCATGGGCAAGCCCGCCAGCGCACCACCAATCAAGGGCCCAAATACCCCGACTGACCACGAAACCAGAACAACAACCAAAGCAGTGGCGGCCATGCGAACAGCCAAGGCAGACCACGCTGTATCAAGAAAAGCAGTTTCCACGGAGCTATCTTGCAGTGAAAGCAGATATCAGGAGCTGCCCGACTCAGCGCTATCAAAGACACTGAAATCGGACGGCTTCTTTCACCCTTAGCTCACCACACTCCAGTCCAGAGCCTGGCCGGCAGCCAGAGGAATCAACGGCTCACCCGCCATTTCCACGGACTCGGGTATGGTGAACTGGCTACGTTGCAACGTCATGGTTCCTTCATTGACCGGCAAACCGTAAAAAGCAGGGCCATTCAAGCTGGCAAAGGCTTCCAGGCGGTCCAGACGACCGGCCTTATCAAAAGCCGAAGCGTACAGCTCCATAGCGTGCAGAGCGGTATAACAGCCCGCACAGCCACAGCTTTGTTCTTTGCGGCTACGCGAATGCGGCGCACTGTCTGTGCCCAGGAAGAAACGATTGCTATCGCTGGTGGCGGCATCTACCAAAGCCTGACGGTGCTTCTCGCGCTTCAAGACGGGCAGACAATACCAATGCGGCTGCAGGCCACCCTGGAACAGGGCATTACGGTTATAGAGCAAGTGGTGGGCGGTGATGGTTGCGGCAACCGGGCCTTCGGCCTGGCTCACGTAAGCGGCGCCCTCTGCCGTGGTCAAGTGCTCAAACACCACTTTCAGCTCGGGGAAAGCCTTGCGCATGGGAATCATCACACGCTCGATGAACACGGCCTCGCGGTCGAACAAGTCGATGCTGGGGTCCGTGACCTCACCGTGCATCAGCAACGGCATGCCCGATTCCTGCATCTGGGCCAGCACCTTGGAACAGTTCTTCAGCAAATCTGTCACGCCTGCATCGGAGTTTGTGGTGGCGCCGGCTGGATACAGCTTCACGCCATGCACAAACCCACTTTCCTTGGCGCGAACGATTTCCTCAGGCTGAGTATTGTCCGTCAGGTACAAAGTCATCAAAGGTTCAAACTTGCCGACATACTCGGTTTTGGCCAATGCGCTCAGAATACGCTCGCGATAGGCCAGTGCCTGTGCAGTGGCTGTAACGGGCGGGGTCAGGTTGGGCATGACGATGGCCCGGTCAAATTGTGCCGCCGTATGGCCCAAGACCGATTCCAGCACAGCGCCATCACGCAGGTGCAAATGCCAATCATCAGGACGACGAATGACCAGGGTATCCACAGTAGGGCTCATATCTTTACTCAATCTCAAACAAAGAACCCGCGCTTTGACGCGTTATGCAAGCGACGGGCATCACCATTGCCTTCCAGCAGGCCTAATCCATCATTATGCTACAGCTACCCGTGCCGCGCATGACAGACACGGCAATCCTGAGCCTGGCCGCAGCCTGTCCTGCCCTTGCCCGTAAACACGGGAAAATCTGCTTACAGACCTGCAAAGCGCAGGCTCACAAAGGGCTTGGACGTACAGGGAGTATCACGGTATGCTGACAGACAAGTCGTGCCCTAGCGCATAACCCGCCCCTTCAACTCGTTTCTCAGGAGTTCCGTTCATGGCCAGCACTGAAAAAAAGCCTGCTACCCGCAAACCCAATGCAGCCTTCATGAAACCACTCACTCCTAGCCCAACACTGGCTGCGGTGATTGGCTCCGACGCGCTGCCGCGTACTGAAGTTACGAAGAAAATCTGGGAATACATCAAGAAGCACGATCTCCAAGACCCCAAGAACCGTCGCAACATCAATGCCGACGCCAAACTGCGTCCCTTGTTCGGCAAGGATCAGGTCTCCATGTTTGAACTGACCAAGCTGGTTAGCGCTCACCTGAAATAAGCAAGGGGTGCCCAGGCACCTCTGGCACTATCGGGCCGCGCCGCTGAGCTTTCAGCCGCGGCCCTTTTTCATCCTGCGGCATCCGGCCTTCTGTTTTACCGTCTTCATGTCGATTTCACTGCCTACCCCAACCATCCAAACGCCCCATGTACTGTGCTGGCTGCGTCGTGATTTGCGCCTGCAGGATCACGCTGCCTTGCACCACGCCTTACAAAGCGGACTGCCCGTTGCCTGTGTCTTTGTCTTTGACAGCACCATCCTGGACTCCTTGCCGGCCGATGACGTGCGCGTCGCGTTCATTCTCGACAGTCTGCAATCCCTCCAGGAGCAACTGCGCCAACATGGCAGCGAGCTGATTACCGTTCACGGCGACCCGGTACAGCAAATTCCCTTGCTGGCAAACCATCTGAATGCACAGACTGTTTATGCCAATGAGGACTACGAGCCGGCCGCCTTGACACGGGATCACGCAGTCAGCCAGTCCCTTGCCGCTCAAGGCCGAGTGCTAAAGCTGTTCAAAGACCAGGTAATCTTTGCACGCGATGAGATTCTGACACAGCAAAAGCAGCCTTATACCGTATTCACTCCCTACAAGCGCAACTGGCTGGCGCGTATTCAGCCAAGCGATATACAGGCGTATGACTGCTCACAGGGGCAATGGGCACCACTTCCCGCTCAGGCACTTCCGTGCTTGAAGGAGCTGGGTTTTCACGAGGAAGCTCGCACCAAACTACTCAGCCCTGCGGGCTGGCAAGGTGCACAGACCCTGCTGCAGCAGTTCGAACCAAGAATTCACGCCTATCACGAACGCCGAGACTTCCCAGCCAAACGGGGTGTCTCTTACCTGGCTCCGCACCTGCGCTTCGGCACACTGTCCATCCGTCAGGCAGTAGCACTGGCTTGGCCCAGCGACTCCGAAGGCGCAGCTACC
This genomic interval from Alcaligenes ammonioxydans contains the following:
- a CDS encoding FAD-dependent monooxygenase, encoding MNATDYDIAICGAGPVGAALALMLAAQHPNPSRIAVLGKNFDLASTEHAQGDPRTLALNHGSRRLIVNQLQAWPERAALMRTVHVSQKGRLGRCLIQADELGVPDLGAVVHYDDLLWALHARLRDSGVTLLPAQQAQTHSAPGQILVDHDSGQATALLAVQCDGVRPKGVRRDYGQHALLTTVRASQPQSGWAYERFTENGPFAALPHPDAPDLYAIVWCNSPERSQSLAELPVEQFQTAMLHAFGERLGQLELVSKRHIFPLAFHAGPSRLSERLLAVGNAAQTLHPVAGQGLNLGLRDVAQLSQCLAAWQADCRQNPDPFLARYARLRRPDRWLTAAITDTLPRLFATRNPLIQHACGLGLLAMDTLPFARQPFARQLLQGMRA
- the dusB gene encoding tRNA dihydrouridine synthase DusB, producing the protein MRIGPWTLPNPIFIAPMAGVTDRPYRRLCKSLGAGYAVSEMAASNKRLWDSVKTSRRLNHEGETDPVAVQIAGSDPEMMAEAAVFNIRKGARIIDINMGCPAKKVCNVASGSALLRDEPRIIQILEHVVKACTPYQVPVTLKTRTGWDAQSRNAVRIARLAEDIGIAALTLHGRTRCDFYQGHAEYDTIREVKNSLSIPVIANGDIDSPEKAKFVLEYTGADAVMIGRAAQGRPWIFREILHYLEHGEHRAAPTFGELRDCMIEHLQDHYAFYGQHTGVRTARKHIGWYLSDMPDARHWLDQINRIENCADQLEAITQWFQECDLDQPYLQ
- a CDS encoding helix-turn-helix domain-containing protein — encoded protein: MSTTNPLEQSVRERLERYFADLGESEPRDLLSMVISCVERPVLQVALEKSAGNQSKAAEMLGITRSTLRKKLSAHNLQP
- the purH gene encoding bifunctional phosphoribosylaminoimidazolecarboxamide formyltransferase/IMP cyclohydrolase, whose amino-acid sequence is MKIQTALLSVSDKTGIVEFAQALAQRGVRLLSTGGTAKLLAQAGLTVTEVAQHTGSPEILDGRVKTLHPKIHGGLLARRDSAEHLKTLEEHDIDRIDLLVVNLYPFRETIAKPGCTFADAVENIDIGGPAMLRAAAKNHGTPEGGACVVIDPVDYERVLADMDGPAGHPSYGLRLELAAKVYAHTAAYDGAIAAYLSSLAQAEPAQDSAPEVNTWPNVLTIQLKQEQTLRYGENPHQSAAFYTDGTIGDGLLGRYKQLQGKELSYNNIADADAAWECVRSFDAGACVIVKHANPCGVALGETAQESYRKAFQTDPTSAFGGIIAFNREVDEAAAQAISSQFVEVLLAPSYTQGALDVFAAKKNVRVLSIQPGQAHNAFDVKRVGGGWLVQTPDTFRDNTEGFKVVTQVQPTAQQMQDMLFAWNVAKYVKSNAIVFCGQGMTLGVGAGQMSRVDSARIASIKAENAGLTLQGSAVASDAFFPFRDGLDVVAEAGATCVIQPGGSVRDDEVIAAANERGIAMVLTGTRHFRH
- the ruvC gene encoding crossover junction endodeoxyribonuclease RuvC, with the translated sequence MRILGIDPGLRRTGFGVIDAQGPSLRYVASGTIVVPPDLPLAERLKLILTHITEVIEQSKPDTSAIEKVFVNSNPASTLLLGQARGAALCALAVGGLDVHEYTALQIKKTVTGSGHAAKEQIQLMVQRLLQLNGLPAPDSADALACAISHAHHSSVVGGLQKSGAITTGPRRRIRAGRILG
- the ruvA gene encoding Holliday junction branch migration protein RuvA, which codes for MIGRIRGTLIEKQPPTICVDVGGVGYEIDVPMSTLYQMPELGAQVNLFTHLAIREDAHVLFGFSSLNERSTFKALIKVTGIGARTALSLLSGMSAEELADAITRQETSRLVKIPGIGKKTAERLLLELRGKLGADLGSSGTVSAVPNSRDDVLHALEALGYSSKEASIAVKALPDDIDVSEGIKQALKSLSRA
- a CDS encoding threo-3-hydroxy-L-aspartate ammonia-lyase, which produces MSLELPVFADVVAAAERLAPVAHRTPVLTSATLNERLNGEVYFKCENFQRIGAFKFRGGFNALAQLNEQQKKAGVVAFSSGNHAQAVALSAKLLGIPATIIMNSDAPAAKLAATRGYGAKVIEYDRLTQDRAQIAQELVDREGLTLIPPFAHPDVIAGQGTAALELLQDVPDLQQFYAPLGGGGLLSGCLLAVKAMAPACEVFGVEPQAGNDAQQSLRSGEIVKIAPPASIADGALTQALAPMTFELIRSMVTDILTVPDTELVQAMRFFAERMKMVVEPTGCLGAAAVMRQGDLQGRKVGVLISGGNVDVSALGRLLA
- the ruvB gene encoding Holliday junction branch migration DNA helicase RuvB is translated as MAIHSDSLSSLPSEQRIITPKPLSPNEESIERALRPKMLEDYVGQARAREQLEIFIAAARQRQEALDHVLLFGPPGLGKTTLAHIIAHEMGVNLRQTSGPVLERPGDLAALLTNLEPNDVLFIDEIHRLSPVVEEILYPALEDFQIDILIGEGPAARSVKLDLQPFTLVGATTRAGMLTNPLRDRFGIVSRLEFYDVKDLTHIVARSAGLLNVSTTDEGTYEIARRSRGTPRIANRLLRRVRDYAEVKTGGIIHTECAQAALSMLEVDPQGLDLMDRKLLEAIVHKFDGGPVGVDSLAAAIGEERDTIEDVIEPYLIQHGFLQRTPRGRIATLNTWRHLGLTPPRNTQGQDLFDAE
- the pyrC gene encoding dihydroorotase — its product is MSPTVDTLVIRRPDDWHLHLRDGAVLESVLGHTAAQFDRAIVMPNLTPPVTATAQALAYRERILSALAKTEYVGKFEPLMTLYLTDNTQPEEIVRAKESGFVHGVKLYPAGATTNSDAGVTDLLKNCSKVLAQMQESGMPLLMHGEVTDPSIDLFDREAVFIERVMIPMRKAFPELKVVFEHLTTAEGAAYVSQAEGPVAATITAHHLLYNRNALFQGGLQPHWYCLPVLKREKHRQALVDAATSDSNRFFLGTDSAPHSRSRKEQSCGCAGCYTALHAMELYASAFDKAGRLDRLEAFASLNGPAFYGLPVNEGTMTLQRSQFTIPESVEMAGEPLIPLAAGQALDWSVVS
- a CDS encoding SWIB/MDM2 domain-containing protein; translated protein: MASTEKKPATRKPNAAFMKPLTPSPTLAAVIGSDALPRTEVTKKIWEYIKKHDLQDPKNRRNINADAKLRPLFGKDQVSMFELTKLVSAHLK
- a CDS encoding cryptochrome/photolyase family protein → MSISLPTPTIQTPHVLCWLRRDLRLQDHAALHHALQSGLPVACVFVFDSTILDSLPADDVRVAFILDSLQSLQEQLRQHGSELITVHGDPVQQIPLLANHLNAQTVYANEDYEPAALTRDHAVSQSLAAQGRVLKLFKDQVIFARDEILTQQKQPYTVFTPYKRNWLARIQPSDIQAYDCSQGQWAPLPAQALPCLKELGFHEEARTKLLSPAGWQGAQTLLQQFEPRIHAYHERRDFPAKRGVSYLAPHLRFGTLSIRQAVALAWPSDSEGAATWLSELIWREFYQQFLWHHPETAQESFKPAYKNLPFPNRDDWFQAWKDGQTGYPIVDAAMRQLNQSGYMHNRLRMISASFLVKDLLIDWRWGEQYFAQKLLDYDMASNVGGWQWAASTGCDAQPYFRIFNPITQSRKFDPEGQFIRRYVPELASLDKQAIHAPWQAKQLPLAFRLGQHYPAPIVDHDTQRHLALALFKQAGEQEAAD